From Microbacterium sp. YJN-G, a single genomic window includes:
- a CDS encoding cytochrome c biogenesis CcdA family protein yields MTPDAVIGAGALWLAIPLALAAGLVSFLSPCILPLVPGYLGFIGGAAGASAGAPASGSAARVRTDRRRMLLGVLLFIAGFTVVFVAYTVVGGAASVFFLEWGELITRILGAVVIAMGLVFLGFFGFAQRQYKLQVNSTTGLVGAPLLGITLAIGWAPCTGPTLGAIISVGWTLGDPWRAALLGVAYSLGLGIPFLLVALGFGWATSATAFMRRHIRTVNIIGGALLIILGLLMVTGVWTQIMSRLTAVMSSVILPL; encoded by the coding sequence GCGCGCTCTGGCTCGCCATCCCGCTCGCGCTCGCCGCCGGCCTCGTCTCGTTCCTCTCGCCCTGCATCCTTCCGCTCGTTCCCGGGTACCTCGGGTTCATCGGCGGCGCCGCCGGCGCCTCCGCCGGTGCCCCGGCGTCGGGTTCCGCGGCTCGTGTCCGCACCGACCGGCGGCGGATGCTGCTGGGGGTGCTGCTGTTCATCGCCGGGTTCACGGTCGTCTTCGTCGCCTACACGGTGGTCGGCGGCGCGGCATCCGTCTTCTTCCTGGAGTGGGGCGAGCTGATCACCCGCATCCTCGGGGCGGTCGTGATCGCGATGGGGCTCGTGTTCCTCGGCTTCTTCGGGTTCGCGCAGCGGCAGTACAAGCTGCAGGTGAACTCCACCACCGGGCTCGTGGGTGCGCCGCTGCTGGGCATCACCCTCGCGATCGGCTGGGCGCCGTGCACAGGTCCGACCCTGGGCGCGATCATCAGCGTCGGCTGGACGCTGGGCGACCCGTGGCGGGCAGCGCTGCTGGGCGTCGCCTACTCGCTCGGCCTCGGCATCCCGTTCCTCCTGGTGGCCCTCGGCTTCGGCTGGGCGACCAGCGCGACGGCGTTCATGCGCCGCCACATCCGCACCGTCAACATCATCGGCGGTGCGCTGCTGATCATCCTCGGCCTGCTGATGGTGACCGGGGTGTGGACCCAGATCATGTCGAGACTGACGGCGGTGATGAGCAGTGTCATCCTCCCGCTCTGA
- a CDS encoding cytochrome c biogenesis protein ResB produces MSSSRSDGTRIEQDGASAASDPLRPADHVDSVRSRDDEINQPRLGLVGWLRWGWRQLTSMRVALVLLLILAIAAIPGSIFPQRMADPNGVIQYRTDNPDLFPILDDLSMFDVYSSPWFSAIYLLLFVSLIGCIIPRIKHHLKALRAQPPRTPVRLARLEDHRETTREGSDADAEAAVDAAQKQLKALGYRVARYDTAAGRGRGATWSVSAERGYWRETGNLLFHISLVGVLVTVGIGGSFAYTGQKVVIEGKSFVNTLLDYNSINRGRFVADDALQPYALTLDSFDITYEDFGTPGAGQAGNFKANLTVREPDGSTRKGDVEVNHPLDVGGDKVYLLGNGYAPTITVRNAEGVQVLSQPVEFLPQDSNMSSLGVVKIPDGMPKQLGLIGFFYPTAVKLDTGAFASAHGAVAIPLLTLDVYQGDLGIDGGRPVSVYQLDTEDMTKLNGRGTDVESIQLQPGETADLPNGLGTVTFENEAPAGATDFTQSVKRYVSLQIHHDASAVWVLVFALLALGGLGLALFVPRRRMWVKATASDDTIHLEYAGLARGEDPTLAAAVDDLVRGHERLLDAAATRRPVKEA; encoded by the coding sequence GTGTCATCCTCCCGCTCTGACGGCACCCGCATCGAGCAGGACGGCGCGTCCGCGGCATCCGACCCGCTGCGCCCCGCCGACCACGTCGATTCCGTCCGCTCGCGCGACGACGAGATCAACCAGCCCAGGCTCGGCCTCGTCGGCTGGCTGCGCTGGGGCTGGCGGCAGCTGACCTCGATGCGCGTGGCGCTGGTGCTGCTGCTCATCCTGGCGATCGCCGCGATACCGGGGTCGATCTTCCCCCAGCGGATGGCCGACCCGAACGGCGTCATCCAGTACCGCACCGACAACCCCGACCTGTTCCCGATCCTCGACGATCTGAGCATGTTCGACGTGTACTCGTCGCCGTGGTTCTCGGCCATCTACCTGCTGCTGTTCGTGTCGCTGATCGGCTGCATCATCCCGCGCATCAAGCACCACCTGAAGGCCCTGCGTGCGCAGCCGCCGCGCACGCCCGTGCGGCTGGCGCGCCTCGAGGATCACCGCGAGACCACGCGCGAGGGGTCGGATGCCGATGCCGAGGCGGCCGTCGACGCCGCGCAGAAGCAGCTCAAAGCACTCGGCTACCGCGTCGCACGCTACGACACCGCCGCGGGCCGCGGCCGAGGCGCCACCTGGTCGGTGTCGGCCGAGCGCGGCTACTGGCGCGAGACCGGCAACCTGCTCTTCCACATCTCGCTCGTGGGCGTGCTCGTCACCGTCGGCATCGGCGGCAGCTTCGCCTACACCGGGCAGAAGGTGGTCATCGAGGGCAAGTCGTTCGTGAACACCCTGCTCGACTACAACTCGATCAACCGCGGCCGCTTCGTCGCCGACGACGCCCTGCAGCCGTACGCGCTGACCCTGGACTCGTTCGACATCACCTACGAGGACTTCGGTACGCCCGGCGCCGGCCAGGCGGGCAACTTCAAGGCCAACCTCACGGTGCGCGAGCCCGACGGCTCGACCCGCAAGGGCGACGTCGAGGTGAACCACCCGCTGGATGTCGGCGGCGACAAGGTCTACCTGCTCGGCAACGGCTACGCCCCCACCATCACGGTGCGCAACGCCGAGGGCGTGCAGGTGCTCAGCCAGCCGGTCGAGTTCCTGCCGCAGGACAGCAACATGAGCTCACTGGGCGTCGTGAAGATCCCCGACGGGATGCCCAAGCAGCTCGGCCTGATCGGCTTCTTCTACCCGACCGCCGTCAAGCTCGACACCGGGGCGTTCGCCTCGGCGCACGGCGCGGTGGCCATCCCGCTGCTCACCCTCGACGTCTACCAGGGCGACTTGGGCATCGACGGCGGGCGGCCCGTCTCGGTCTACCAGCTCGACACCGAGGACATGACCAAGCTCAACGGGCGCGGCACCGACGTGGAGTCGATCCAGCTGCAGCCCGGCGAGACCGCCGATCTGCCCAACGGCCTGGGCACCGTCACGTTCGAGAACGAGGCGCCGGCTGGCGCGACCGACTTCACTCAGTCGGTCAAGCGCTACGTGTCGCTGCAGATCCACCACGACGCCTCCGCCGTGTGGGTGCTCGTGTTCGCGCTGCTCGCCCTGGGCGGTCTGGGCCTGGCCCTGTTCGTGCCGCGCCGGCGCATGTGGGTCAAGGCCACGGCATCCGATGACACCATCCACCTGGAGTACGCTGGCCTCGCGCGCGGCGAGGATCCGACTCTGGCCGCCGCCGTGGACGATCTCGTCCGCGGGCACGAGCGGCTGCTCGATGCGGCCGCGACGCGGCGCCCCGTGAAGGAGGCATGA
- the ccsB gene encoding c-type cytochrome biogenesis protein CcsB, whose product MPDLDSISILTLWTAIAVYAGAFIAYAFDLAKRSSSTAVGARVLVAAGGGEVGGGAGGADAVDIAAPADAQDAAAKPRYVLARIGTSLMVLGWLFHLVATLTRGFAAGRVPWANLYEFAMIGTLLIGLVYLIMLTRIDLRFLGTFIAGLVLVLLGAAAANFYVEVTPLVDPLKSVWLVIHVFVASLSVGVFALAFALSTMQLLQSRRERRLAEGIENPGPGFLRTLPSALHMENLAYRFAVVGFIFWTFTLIAGSIWAQDAWGRYWGFDVKETWTFIIWVLYAGYIHARSTRGWRGTPSAWLSITGFAAVIFNFTIVNVFFKGLHAYSGLS is encoded by the coding sequence ATGCCCGACCTCGATTCCATCTCGATCCTGACGCTGTGGACGGCGATCGCCGTCTACGCCGGCGCCTTCATCGCCTACGCGTTCGACCTCGCGAAGCGGTCGAGCTCGACGGCGGTGGGTGCGAGGGTGCTGGTCGCCGCCGGGGGCGGCGAGGTCGGTGGTGGTGCGGGTGGTGCGGATGCTGTCGACATCGCCGCTCCCGCCGATGCCCAGGATGCTGCTGCGAAGCCGCGGTACGTGCTCGCCCGCATCGGCACCTCGCTGATGGTGCTGGGCTGGCTCTTCCACCTGGTCGCGACCCTCACCCGCGGCTTCGCCGCCGGACGCGTGCCGTGGGCGAACCTGTACGAGTTCGCGATGATCGGCACGCTGCTGATCGGGCTCGTCTACCTGATCATGCTCACCCGCATCGACCTGCGCTTCCTGGGGACCTTCATCGCCGGCCTCGTGCTGGTGCTGCTGGGAGCCGCCGCGGCGAACTTCTACGTCGAGGTCACCCCGCTCGTCGACCCGCTGAAGTCGGTCTGGCTCGTGATCCACGTCTTCGTGGCCTCGCTCTCGGTGGGCGTGTTCGCGCTCGCCTTCGCGCTGTCGACCATGCAGCTGCTGCAGTCGCGCCGCGAGCGTCGCCTGGCCGAGGGCATCGAGAACCCCGGGCCCGGCTTCCTTCGCACGCTGCCCAGCGCGCTGCACATGGAGAACCTCGCGTACCGCTTCGCGGTGGTCGGCTTCATCTTCTGGACCTTCACGCTCATCGCCGGTTCGATCTGGGCGCAGGACGCCTGGGGCCGCTACTGGGGCTTCGACGTCAAGGAGACCTGGACGTTCATCATCTGGGTGCTCTACGCCGGCTACATCCACGCCCGCTCGACGCGTGGCTGGCGCGGCACCCCGTCGGCCTGGCTGTCGATCACCGGCTTTGCGGCCGTGATCTTCAACTTCACGATCGTCAACGTCTTCTTCAAGGGCCTGCACGCCTACTCCGGCCTCAGCTGA
- a CDS encoding YhgE/Pip family protein encodes MTLPIERARSRRPITWLTLGGVLLLPALIGGILVTALQNPTDRLDSMTAAVVNLDKPVTIDGQYTPLGRQLAAGLVEGSDDFDSNLTWVISNEDDAAEGLADGEYRAVVTIPKSFSADATSAGAALKDGEGTAEQAEITVTTPPDGRVADDLITNQIATVAASTMGTMLSEATVGNVLIGFKTIGDQISDAADGASQLADGARSAADGAGELPGGASKLADGAGGLADGAGALSGGLDTIASKSREAGAGATQLGQGLTAGAAALERDGIVPQQLLDAANGAKQATAGVQQAADGAKQATAGVQQGIGGLSQQLAALAAQCDRAATPEFCGQLDQAAGTANALVEPSSQAAQAAAAAAQYAGPAAQAAAGTADGLTQLSVAAPKAIAEQLRTAGTAATQLGGGLGQLADGVAQSASGADALSSGATQLGDGITALGDGAGELATGLDTLASGTGELADGLKTASTSLPSFDEAQSTSLASVIADPVASSSESDAMFGPTAIPLLTAVVLWFGALASFIALRAVPGSALTSRRSSMGMVLRGFWPAAALGAGQGVLVALIVQIVATYDAAAWWGFAGFAVLAGVAFAAINQALVAVLGGIGRWISALVGVIALATGIISTIPGWLAGLGAAMPTAPAVSGLIAPNGAAAAGLIVWAVLSLGAATLAVTARRTTSAKAVLAAA; translated from the coding sequence GTGACCCTTCCCATCGAACGCGCGCGCTCGCGCCGGCCGATCACCTGGCTGACCCTCGGCGGGGTGCTGCTGCTGCCCGCCCTGATCGGCGGCATCCTCGTGACCGCGCTGCAGAACCCCACCGACCGGCTCGACTCGATGACCGCGGCCGTCGTGAACCTCGACAAGCCGGTGACCATCGACGGGCAGTACACGCCGCTCGGGCGTCAGCTCGCCGCCGGGCTGGTCGAGGGCTCCGACGACTTCGACTCGAACCTCACCTGGGTCATCTCGAACGAGGACGACGCGGCCGAGGGACTCGCCGACGGCGAGTACCGGGCGGTCGTGACGATCCCGAAGTCGTTCTCGGCCGACGCGACCTCGGCCGGCGCCGCGCTGAAGGACGGCGAAGGCACCGCCGAGCAGGCCGAGATCACGGTGACGACCCCGCCGGACGGCCGGGTCGCGGACGACCTCATCACGAATCAGATCGCGACGGTCGCGGCTTCGACCATGGGAACCATGCTCAGCGAGGCGACGGTCGGCAACGTGCTGATCGGATTCAAGACCATCGGGGATCAGATCTCGGATGCCGCCGACGGGGCGTCGCAGCTCGCCGATGGCGCACGCAGCGCCGCCGACGGCGCGGGTGAGCTGCCGGGCGGCGCCTCGAAGCTCGCCGACGGTGCGGGCGGTCTGGCTGACGGCGCGGGCGCGCTCTCGGGCGGTCTGGACACGATCGCGTCGAAGTCGCGTGAGGCCGGTGCCGGGGCCACCCAGCTCGGACAGGGGCTCACCGCCGGTGCGGCCGCCCTCGAGCGCGACGGGATCGTACCGCAGCAGCTGCTCGACGCGGCCAACGGGGCCAAGCAGGCCACCGCCGGCGTGCAGCAGGCCGCCGACGGGGCCAAGCAGGCGACCGCAGGTGTGCAGCAGGGCATCGGCGGGCTCTCGCAGCAGCTCGCGGCCCTCGCCGCGCAGTGCGATCGCGCCGCCACCCCGGAGTTCTGCGGCCAGCTGGATCAGGCCGCCGGCACCGCGAACGCGCTGGTCGAGCCGTCGTCGCAGGCCGCGCAGGCCGCCGCAGCGGCCGCCCAGTACGCAGGGCCTGCCGCGCAGGCCGCCGCCGGCACCGCCGACGGGCTGACGCAGCTCAGCGTCGCAGCTCCCAAGGCGATCGCCGAGCAGCTGCGCACCGCCGGCACCGCAGCCACGCAGCTCGGCGGTGGACTCGGCCAGCTGGCCGACGGTGTCGCGCAGTCGGCATCCGGTGCCGATGCGCTGTCATCCGGTGCCACGCAGCTCGGCGATGGCATCACCGCGCTGGGCGACGGTGCGGGTGAGCTGGCGACGGGGCTCGACACCCTGGCCTCCGGCACCGGCGAACTCGCCGACGGGCTGAAGACCGCCTCGACCTCGCTGCCCTCGTTCGACGAGGCGCAGTCCACGTCGCTGGCGTCCGTCATCGCCGATCCGGTCGCGTCGTCGTCGGAATCGGATGCCATGTTCGGGCCGACCGCCATTCCGCTGCTCACCGCCGTGGTGCTGTGGTTCGGCGCCCTGGCCTCGTTCATCGCGCTGCGCGCGGTGCCCGGCAGCGCGCTCACATCGCGCCGGTCGTCGATGGGCATGGTGCTGCGCGGATTCTGGCCGGCCGCGGCGCTCGGTGCCGGCCAGGGCGTGCTGGTCGCGCTGATCGTGCAGATCGTCGCCACGTACGACGCCGCCGCCTGGTGGGGCTTCGCCGGGTTCGCCGTGCTCGCCGGGGTCGCGTTCGCCGCCATCAACCAGGCGCTGGTCGCGGTGCTGGGCGGGATCGGACGCTGGATCAGCGCGCTGGTCGGCGTCATCGCGCTCGCGACCGGGATCATCTCGACGATTCCCGGCTGGCTGGCTGGTCTCGGCGCCGCGATGCCGACCGCGCCGGCGGTGAGCGGGCTGATCGCCCCGAACGGAGCCGCCGCCGCCGGCCTGATCGTGTGGGCCGTGCTGTCGCTGGGCGCGGCGACACTCGCCGTCACCGCCCGCCGCACGACCAGCGCGAAGGCTGTGCTGGCGGCCGCGTAG
- a CDS encoding MMPL family transporter produces MSTLLSTLGRWSFRHPWRVLVSWLIVLGVAGGGAVALGAGTDNTFTIPGTESQAGLEQLERTFPQVSGTNAQFIVVAAPGDDITDEVYRDDIEKAVDELADLDDSVLAVTSPFDENIDGMINEEQTAAIVRLQFDGQASDVSDSVKTELQTAVDELGAQLPEGSQTALGGDLFAMSIPTVTITEAVGLLIALLVLIVTFRSFVVAGLPLLTAVLGVGISMAGIFAATAFATVSSTTPLLALMLGLAVGIDYALFIVARHQDQVRDGVAPEESASRAVGTAGSAVVFAGITVLIALIGLGFAGIPFLTTMGIAASVAVAIAVAIAVTLTPALLGFMKGRVAGRPRRSRSRSASSASSSAETPTQRRDPSAATSAARGLDDHEGSRRQVEGKDAARAPRRSASRRWVDGVTKRPVLVTIAVVLGLGIVAVPALSLNLALPNAGVLPKGSEARVSYDLTAEEFGPGFNGPLILTGTIVTSTDPLNLMQDLGDEVEKIPGVREVALATPNETADTGIVQIIPETAPDDPATSDLVRELRAHHDQWLDEYGIDLKVTGFTAVAIDISDQLGAALLPFGVFVIGLSLILLAIVFRSIWVPITAAAGYLLSIVAAFGVVAAVFEWGWFADALHVARTGPIISFMPIVLMGVLFGLAMDYQVFLVSRMREDFVHAVGSGREAAVEAVRSGFAGSARVVTAAALIMFAVFVAFVPEGDSSLKPIALGLAAGIVIDAFLVRMTLIPAVMTILGDRAWRIPRWLERILPHVDIEGEAVERERTLAGWPGDDSVLAADDLVIDAAGIRDAHLRLAPGGSLVVTGATPRALRALSLAVAGRVKPDSGMLRVAGHLLPGRAVWVRAHVGVVLLGEPDAAAQTTEALRGRTGLVVLDGVDRLTASERDQLAARLRDAGRDVAVFVTAVDPAAAHAVLRDAGRPAASLVDLSSPDTPTSRPDPRLQTSAARGVDANTGSRRPATDSEVNACDVLSERSETK; encoded by the coding sequence GTGTCCACACTCCTGTCCACCCTCGGACGCTGGTCGTTCCGGCACCCCTGGCGCGTGCTCGTCTCGTGGCTGATCGTCCTGGGAGTCGCCGGTGGCGGCGCCGTCGCTCTCGGCGCGGGAACGGACAACACCTTCACGATCCCCGGCACCGAGTCGCAGGCGGGTCTCGAGCAGCTCGAGCGCACATTCCCGCAGGTGAGCGGCACGAACGCGCAGTTCATCGTCGTGGCCGCACCGGGTGACGACATCACCGACGAGGTCTACCGCGACGACATCGAGAAGGCCGTCGACGAGCTGGCCGACCTCGACGACAGCGTCCTCGCCGTCACCTCGCCGTTCGACGAGAACATCGACGGCATGATCAACGAAGAGCAGACCGCCGCGATCGTGCGGCTGCAGTTCGACGGCCAGGCCAGCGACGTGTCCGACAGCGTGAAGACCGAGCTGCAGACCGCGGTCGACGAACTCGGCGCGCAGCTGCCCGAGGGCTCGCAGACCGCGCTCGGCGGCGACCTGTTCGCCATGTCGATCCCGACGGTCACGATCACCGAGGCGGTCGGCCTGCTGATCGCCCTGCTCGTACTGATCGTCACGTTCCGCTCGTTCGTCGTCGCAGGGCTCCCCCTGCTGACGGCCGTGCTCGGAGTGGGCATCTCGATGGCGGGCATCTTCGCCGCCACGGCGTTCGCGACCGTCTCGTCGACGACCCCGCTGCTCGCGCTCATGCTGGGGCTTGCGGTCGGCATCGACTATGCGCTGTTCATCGTCGCCAGGCACCAGGATCAGGTGCGCGACGGCGTCGCCCCCGAGGAGTCCGCCTCCCGGGCCGTGGGCACCGCCGGGTCGGCGGTCGTGTTCGCCGGGATCACGGTGCTGATCGCCCTGATCGGCCTCGGCTTCGCCGGCATCCCGTTCCTGACGACGATGGGCATCGCCGCATCCGTCGCCGTCGCGATCGCCGTCGCGATCGCCGTCACCCTCACCCCGGCGCTGCTCGGATTCATGAAGGGCCGCGTGGCGGGGCGTCCGCGCCGCTCGCGCTCCCGCTCCGCCTCCTCCGCATCCTCCTCCGCCGAGACCCCCACGCAGCGACGAGACCCCTCCGCAGCAACGTCAGCAGCGAGGGGTCTCGACGATCATGAGGGGTCTCGGCGGCAGGTGGAGGGGAAGGATGCTGCGCGCGCACCGCGCCGCAGCGCCTCCCGGCGCTGGGTCGACGGGGTGACGAAGCGGCCCGTGCTCGTGACGATCGCCGTCGTGCTGGGGCTGGGGATCGTCGCCGTGCCCGCCCTGAGCCTGAACCTCGCGCTGCCCAACGCCGGCGTGCTGCCGAAGGGCTCGGAGGCGCGAGTCAGCTACGACCTCACCGCCGAGGAGTTCGGCCCCGGCTTCAACGGTCCGCTGATCCTCACCGGCACCATCGTGACCTCGACCGACCCGCTGAACCTCATGCAGGATCTCGGCGACGAGGTCGAGAAGATCCCCGGTGTGCGCGAGGTCGCCCTGGCCACCCCGAACGAGACCGCCGACACCGGCATCGTGCAGATCATCCCCGAGACCGCCCCCGACGACCCGGCGACCAGTGACCTCGTCCGCGAGTTGCGCGCGCACCACGACCAGTGGCTGGACGAGTACGGCATCGACCTGAAGGTGACCGGCTTCACGGCCGTCGCGATCGACATCTCCGATCAGCTGGGCGCGGCGCTGCTGCCGTTCGGCGTCTTCGTGATCGGTCTCTCGCTCATCCTGCTCGCGATCGTGTTCCGCTCGATCTGGGTGCCGATCACCGCCGCGGCCGGCTACCTGCTCTCGATCGTCGCCGCCTTCGGCGTCGTGGCCGCCGTGTTCGAATGGGGCTGGTTCGCCGATGCCCTGCACGTCGCCCGCACCGGACCGATCATCAGCTTCATGCCGATTGTGCTGATGGGCGTGCTGTTCGGCCTGGCCATGGACTACCAGGTGTTCCTCGTCTCGCGGATGCGCGAGGACTTCGTGCACGCCGTTGGCTCGGGTCGCGAGGCAGCAGTCGAGGCGGTGCGCTCCGGCTTCGCCGGCAGCGCCCGCGTGGTCACCGCCGCAGCGCTCATCATGTTCGCCGTGTTCGTCGCATTCGTGCCCGAGGGCGACTCCTCGCTCAAGCCCATCGCCCTGGGCTTGGCCGCCGGCATCGTGATCGACGCGTTCCTCGTGCGGATGACGCTGATCCCCGCGGTGATGACCATCCTGGGCGACCGCGCCTGGCGCATCCCCCGCTGGCTCGAGCGCATCCTTCCGCACGTCGACATCGAGGGCGAGGCCGTCGAGCGCGAGCGGACGCTGGCCGGCTGGCCGGGCGATGACAGCGTGCTCGCCGCGGACGATCTGGTGATCGACGCGGCCGGCATCCGGGACGCTCATCTGCGTCTCGCACCCGGCGGCAGCCTCGTCGTCACCGGCGCGACGCCGCGCGCCCTGCGCGCTCTGTCGCTCGCCGTCGCGGGCAGGGTCAAGCCGGACTCCGGGATGCTGCGCGTCGCCGGCCACCTGCTGCCCGGGCGGGCGGTGTGGGTGCGTGCGCACGTCGGCGTCGTCCTGCTCGGAGAGCCGGATGCCGCGGCGCAGACCACCGAGGCGCTGCGCGGTCGCACCGGACTGGTCGTGCTCGACGGCGTCGACCGGCTCACAGCATCCGAGCGCGACCAGCTCGCCGCCCGCCTGCGCGACGCCGGCCGCGATGTCGCCGTATTCGTGACCGCGGTCGACCCCGCCGCCGCGCACGCCGTGCTGAGGGATGCCGGCCGCCCGGCGGCATCCCTCGTCGATCTCTCTTCCCCCGACACCCCCACCTCTCGTCCAGACCCCCGACTGCAGACGTCCGCAGCACGGGGTGTCGACGCGAACACGGGGTCTCGGCGACCGGCAACCGACTCCGAGGTGAACGCATGCGATGTACTGAGCGAACGGAGTGAGACGAAGTGA
- a CDS encoding TetR/AcrR family transcriptional regulator: MSTPATRSRENTRARLLDAAAQVFAEVGLEGATVEAVCERAGFTRGAFYSNFESKDELFLALAGAVADARLNAVRERVAALAADGAFTDCDPAVLVRRVIDSVGDDRLGVMLHSEIRIRALRDPASGAAYLAKEEEMLESITEIVRGIVDSGAISLRMEPEPVARLLMIVWEGMTVRGAMAGDDDARLRDASGEALGRLVEALMV; the protein is encoded by the coding sequence ATGTCGACACCAGCGACGCGAAGCCGCGAGAACACCCGAGCGCGCCTGCTGGACGCCGCCGCCCAGGTGTTCGCCGAGGTGGGCCTCGAGGGCGCCACCGTCGAGGCGGTCTGTGAGCGCGCCGGCTTCACCCGCGGCGCGTTCTACTCCAACTTCGAATCGAAGGACGAGCTGTTCCTCGCCCTCGCCGGGGCCGTGGCGGACGCGCGTCTGAATGCGGTCCGCGAGCGAGTCGCGGCGCTCGCAGCGGACGGCGCCTTCACCGACTGCGACCCTGCCGTGCTCGTGCGCCGGGTGATCGACTCGGTCGGCGATGACCGCCTGGGGGTCATGCTGCACAGCGAGATCCGCATCCGCGCGCTGCGCGACCCGGCTTCCGGGGCGGCCTACCTCGCCAAAGAGGAGGAGATGCTCGAGAGCATCACCGAGATCGTCCGAGGAATCGTCGATTCGGGCGCCATCTCGCTGCGCATGGAGCCCGAGCCCGTGGCGCGGCTGCTCATGATCGTCTGGGAGGGCATGACCGTACGCGGCGCCATGGCCGGTGACGACGATGCGCGGCTGCGGGATGCCAGCGGCGAGGCGCTCGGGCGCCTCGTCGAAGCACTCATGGTCTGA
- a CDS encoding o-succinylbenzoate synthase, with the protein MTPTLAELVDTARVVALPMNTRFRGVDTREAVLFEGPQGWAEFSPFTEYDDGEAATWLAAAIDFAWRLQPAPRRERIPVNATIPAVEASRVAEVLARFDGCRTAKVKVAERGQRLADDVARVRAIREAMGPEGRIRVDANGGWNVDEAEHAIHALAEFDLEYAEQPCASVPELAELRRRVAYMGIPIAADESVRKAADPLAVARAGAADLLVIKAQPLGGVRRALAIVAEAGLPAVVSSALDTGVGLAQGAALAASLPELDHDCGLGTASLFADDVADARPAGGTVSVARVTPDAAALDRLAASAERRQWWLERLERCHALLAESD; encoded by the coding sequence ATGACGCCGACGCTCGCCGAACTGGTCGACACCGCCCGAGTGGTCGCCCTGCCGATGAATACCCGCTTCCGTGGCGTCGACACCCGCGAGGCTGTGCTGTTCGAGGGTCCGCAGGGCTGGGCCGAGTTCTCGCCGTTCACCGAGTACGACGACGGCGAGGCTGCCACCTGGCTGGCCGCGGCGATCGACTTCGCGTGGCGCCTGCAGCCCGCGCCGCGGCGCGAGCGGATCCCGGTGAACGCGACGATCCCGGCCGTCGAGGCGTCGCGGGTGGCCGAGGTGCTCGCCCGGTTCGACGGATGCCGCACTGCCAAGGTGAAGGTCGCCGAGCGCGGCCAGCGGCTCGCCGACGACGTCGCCCGGGTGCGCGCGATACGCGAGGCGATGGGGCCCGAGGGCCGCATCCGGGTGGATGCGAACGGCGGATGGAACGTCGACGAGGCCGAGCACGCCATCCACGCGCTGGCCGAGTTCGACCTGGAGTACGCCGAGCAGCCGTGCGCGAGCGTTCCCGAGCTGGCCGAGCTGCGACGCAGGGTCGCTTACATGGGCATCCCGATCGCCGCCGACGAGAGCGTGCGCAAGGCAGCCGATCCGCTGGCTGTGGCCCGAGCGGGCGCAGCCGACTTGCTCGTGATCAAGGCGCAGCCACTGGGCGGGGTTCGCCGCGCCCTCGCGATCGTCGCCGAGGCTGGCCTGCCGGCCGTGGTCTCCAGCGCCCTCGACACCGGCGTCGGCCTGGCGCAGGGCGCCGCGCTGGCGGCATCCCTCCCCGAACTCGACCACGATTGCGGACTCGGCACCGCCTCGCTCTTCGCCGACGACGTCGCCGATGCGCGCCCGGCCGGCGGCACGGTGTCCGTCGCCCGGGTGACTCCGGATGCCGCGGCGCTGGACCGCCTTGCCGCATCCGCCGAACGCCGGCAGTGGTGGCTCGAGCGGCTCGAGCGCTGCCACGCGCTGCTTGCCGAGAGCGACTGA